From Diaminobutyricibacter sp. McL0608, one genomic window encodes:
- the gnd gene encoding phosphogluconate dehydrogenase (NAD(+)-dependent, decarboxylating), whose protein sequence is MHIGLIGLGKMGNNMRARLEKKGIEVTGYDTNPDVSDVATVADLVAALPTPRVVWIMVPAGHVTDAVVNDLEPLLEKGDLVIDGGNSRFTEDFKHSEQLAPKGVDFMDAGVSGGVWGLQNGYGLMVGGSATQVERVMPVFDALRPDGPRDEGFVHVGEVGAGHYAKMVHNGIEYALMQAYAEGYELLDTRKDIIKDVTGTFKAWQRGTVVRSWLLELLVRALEQDPEFEHIEGYVQDSGEGRWTIEEALENAVPVPTISASIFARFVSRQKDSPAMKAVAALRNQFGGHAVKAVD, encoded by the coding sequence ATGCACATCGGCCTCATCGGTCTCGGAAAAATGGGCAACAACATGCGTGCCCGCCTCGAGAAAAAGGGAATCGAGGTGACCGGGTACGACACGAACCCTGACGTGTCCGATGTCGCCACGGTCGCCGATCTCGTCGCGGCTCTTCCGACGCCGCGTGTGGTCTGGATCATGGTTCCCGCCGGCCACGTCACGGATGCGGTGGTCAACGACCTCGAACCCCTCCTGGAGAAGGGCGACCTCGTCATCGACGGAGGCAACTCCCGGTTCACCGAGGACTTCAAGCACTCCGAGCAGCTCGCCCCGAAGGGTGTCGACTTCATGGATGCCGGCGTCTCGGGTGGCGTGTGGGGTCTCCAGAACGGTTACGGCCTGATGGTCGGCGGGAGTGCCACGCAGGTCGAGCGTGTGATGCCGGTCTTCGACGCGCTGCGCCCTGACGGTCCGCGTGACGAAGGATTCGTGCATGTGGGCGAGGTCGGCGCCGGTCACTACGCCAAGATGGTGCACAACGGCATCGAGTACGCGCTGATGCAGGCCTACGCGGAGGGTTACGAACTCCTCGACACCCGTAAGGACATCATCAAGGACGTCACCGGCACCTTCAAGGCCTGGCAGCGCGGAACAGTCGTGCGTTCCTGGTTGCTCGAGCTGCTCGTCCGTGCCCTGGAGCAGGACCCCGAGTTCGAGCACATCGAAGGCTACGTGCAGGATTCCGGCGAAGGCCGCTGGACGATCGAGGAAGCGCTGGAGAATGCCGTGCCGGTGCCGACGATCAGCGCCTCGATCTTCGCCCGCTTCGTGTCGCGGCAGAAGGATTCGCCGGCGATGAAGGCCGTGGCCGCACTGCGCAACCAGTTCGGTGGCCACGCAGTCAAAGCCGTCGACTGA
- the recF gene encoding DNA replication/repair protein RecF (All proteins in this family for which functions are known are DNA-binding proteins that assist the filamentation of RecA onto DNA for the initiation of recombination or recombinational repair.), producing MRVTHLSLTDFRNYSTAEVPLAAGPNLFVGRNGQGKTNLVESLGYLSTLGSHRVSSDQAMIRQGADAAIVRARIAHDGRELLIEVQLNRSTANRAQVNRSPIKPRELPRYFSSVLFAPEDLALVRGEPGIRRRYIDQLLVQRNPRLAGVLADYDRVLRQRNSLLKSARASGLRESQLTTLEIWDERLVGLGSEIVDARVELVARLGDPIAAAYRSVAGDDHHPKLIPLLTIRGAAVEDSDDGAGRADPLAPGTEAEAGEAADTASAFRASLAAVRRKELDRGITLVGPHRDDILFELNGLPAKGYASHGESWSFALALKLASAELLRRESTTGDPVLILDDVFAELDQARRRMLAAAVHDFEQVLITAAVFDDVPKELTAHTVRIEGGAVVDA from the coding sequence GTGCGCGTCACCCACCTCTCGCTGACCGACTTCCGCAACTATTCGACCGCGGAGGTCCCGCTGGCAGCAGGTCCCAACCTGTTCGTGGGTCGCAACGGTCAGGGAAAGACGAATCTCGTCGAGTCCCTCGGCTACCTGAGCACGCTCGGGTCGCATCGCGTCTCGAGCGATCAGGCCATGATTCGACAGGGTGCGGACGCGGCGATCGTGCGTGCGCGCATCGCGCACGACGGCCGTGAACTGCTCATCGAGGTGCAACTCAACCGTTCGACAGCGAACCGGGCGCAGGTGAACCGCTCGCCGATCAAGCCGCGGGAGCTGCCGCGCTACTTCTCCAGCGTCCTGTTCGCGCCGGAAGACCTGGCGCTGGTGCGTGGTGAGCCGGGCATCCGCCGCCGCTATATCGACCAACTGCTCGTACAGCGGAATCCGCGTCTGGCCGGCGTGCTCGCCGATTACGACCGGGTGCTCCGTCAGCGGAACTCCCTGCTGAAGTCGGCGCGCGCTTCGGGATTGCGCGAATCGCAACTCACCACCCTCGAGATCTGGGATGAACGTCTTGTCGGCCTCGGGTCGGAGATCGTGGATGCCCGTGTCGAGCTGGTCGCGCGCCTGGGCGACCCGATCGCCGCCGCCTACCGCTCGGTCGCGGGCGACGATCATCACCCGAAGCTGATTCCGCTGCTCACGATCCGGGGTGCCGCGGTCGAGGATTCCGACGATGGAGCGGGCCGGGCGGATCCGCTGGCACCCGGCACCGAGGCCGAGGCAGGCGAAGCGGCGGATACGGCATCCGCTTTCCGCGCATCCCTCGCCGCGGTGCGACGGAAGGAGCTGGACCGCGGCATCACGCTCGTCGGTCCCCACCGCGACGACATCCTTTTCGAGCTCAACGGCCTGCCTGCGAAGGGGTATGCCAGCCATGGCGAGTCCTGGTCGTTCGCGCTCGCTCTGAAGCTCGCATCCGCCGAGCTTCTCCGTCGCGAGTCGACGACCGGAGACCCGGTGCTCATCCTCGACGACGTGTTCGCCGAGCTCGACCAGGCGAGACGGCGGATGCTCGCGGCGGCCGTTCACGATTTCGAGCAGGTGCTGATCACCGCTGCCGTCTTCGACGACGTGCCGAAAGAGCTGACGGCGCACACAGTGCGAATCGAGGGGGGTGCGGTCGTCGATGCCTGA
- a CDS encoding DUF721 domain-containing protein, giving the protein MPEERIPGDGAGEQSEASAVYLRFRELFGGVPARARRSRRVKDQDDGASVPFGVGRDPRGLGNIVDALTSELGWSSPLAQSELMEGWVDLAGDETAKHSTPIGISEGVLTVSCESTAWATQLRIMRTELMTRIAVRFPDAGIQSIRFQGPEAPSWKRGPRSIPGRGPRDTYG; this is encoded by the coding sequence ATGCCTGAGGAGCGGATTCCCGGCGACGGCGCAGGGGAGCAGAGTGAGGCGTCAGCCGTCTATCTGCGCTTTCGCGAACTGTTCGGCGGCGTCCCGGCACGGGCACGCCGGTCCCGGCGGGTGAAGGATCAGGATGACGGGGCCAGCGTTCCGTTCGGTGTCGGGCGCGACCCGCGCGGACTCGGCAACATCGTGGATGCGCTCACCAGCGAACTCGGCTGGAGCTCGCCTCTCGCACAGTCGGAGCTGATGGAGGGATGGGTCGACCTCGCCGGCGACGAGACCGCGAAGCATTCGACACCGATCGGCATCAGCGAGGGCGTTCTCACCGTCTCGTGCGAGTCGACGGCGTGGGCGACACAGCTGCGGATCATGCGCACCGAGCTCATGACGCGGATCGCCGTCCGGTTCCCCGACGCGGGCATCCAGTCGATCCGTTTCCAGGGGCCAGAGGCACCCTCCTGGAAAAGAGGTCCCAGATCAATTCCAGGGCGTGGTCCGCGCGATACCTACGGTTGA
- the gyrB gene encoding DNA topoisomerase (ATP-hydrolyzing) subunit B, producing MTMEPTKAETEHDYGANEIQVLEGLEAVRKRPGMYIGSTGPRGLHHLVYEIVDNSVDEALAGHADNIEVTIMPDGAVRVDDNGRGIPVDIHPVEKKSTVEVVLTILHAGGKFGGGGYAVSGGLHGVGSSVVNALSSRLDIEVRRQGHKWTQSYRNGVPVAPLEKGEPSDESGTTITFWPSAETFETTEFDYETLRIRFQQMAFLNKGLRIALTDERPTEDPEEEPQTDVYLYEQGLTDYVHYLNTAKKAELVNDEIISFESEDTDRKIALEVAMQWTTGYNESVFTYANTINTHEGGTHEEGFRAALTTLVNRYAREKGILKEKDDNLSGDDVREGLTAVISVKLSEPQFEGQTKTKLGNTEAKAFVQKVVGDQLGDWFDRNPNQAREIIRKALQAATARLAARKARETARRKGLLEGGGMPGKLKDCQSKDPSISEIFIVEGDSAGGSAVQGRNPETQAILPLRGKILNVEKARLDRALANNEVQAMITAFGAGIGEDFNPEKARYHKIVLMADADVDGQHITTLLLTLLFRYMKPLIELGYVYLAQPPLYRLKWSNAEHQYVYSDRERDALLADGVAAGKRIPKDNGVQRYKGLGEMDYKELWETTMSPETRTLLQVTLDDAAAADEIFATLMGEDVESRRNFIQKNAKDVRFLDI from the coding sequence ATGACGATGGAACCTACGAAAGCCGAGACGGAACACGACTACGGTGCCAACGAAATCCAGGTCCTCGAAGGTCTTGAAGCCGTTCGCAAACGTCCCGGAATGTACATCGGTTCCACTGGTCCGCGTGGGCTCCACCACCTAGTCTACGAAATCGTCGACAACTCGGTCGATGAGGCGCTGGCCGGCCACGCCGACAACATCGAAGTGACGATCATGCCCGACGGCGCCGTGCGCGTCGACGACAACGGCCGTGGCATTCCGGTCGACATCCACCCGGTCGAGAAGAAGTCGACGGTCGAGGTCGTACTCACCATCCTCCACGCCGGCGGAAAGTTCGGCGGTGGCGGGTACGCGGTCTCCGGCGGCCTGCACGGCGTCGGCAGCTCCGTGGTGAACGCGCTGTCGAGCCGGCTCGATATCGAAGTACGCCGGCAGGGTCACAAGTGGACCCAGAGCTACCGCAACGGTGTCCCCGTCGCGCCGCTCGAAAAGGGCGAACCCTCGGACGAGAGCGGTACGACGATCACGTTCTGGCCGAGCGCCGAGACGTTCGAGACGACCGAGTTCGACTACGAGACGCTCCGCATCCGCTTCCAGCAGATGGCGTTCCTCAACAAAGGCCTGCGTATCGCTCTGACCGACGAGCGTCCGACTGAAGACCCTGAAGAAGAACCGCAGACCGACGTCTACCTGTACGAACAGGGTCTCACCGACTACGTGCACTACCTGAACACCGCCAAGAAGGCCGAACTCGTCAACGACGAGATCATCTCCTTCGAGTCCGAGGACACCGATCGCAAGATCGCGCTCGAAGTGGCGATGCAGTGGACGACCGGCTACAACGAGAGTGTCTTCACCTACGCCAACACCATCAACACGCACGAGGGCGGAACCCACGAAGAGGGCTTCCGCGCGGCACTCACCACCCTGGTGAACCGGTACGCGCGCGAGAAGGGCATCCTCAAGGAGAAGGACGACAACCTCTCCGGCGACGATGTGCGCGAGGGGCTGACCGCTGTGATCTCGGTGAAGCTGTCGGAGCCGCAGTTCGAAGGCCAGACGAAGACCAAGCTGGGCAACACGGAGGCCAAGGCCTTCGTTCAGAAGGTCGTCGGCGACCAGCTCGGTGACTGGTTCGATCGCAACCCGAACCAGGCCAGGGAGATCATCCGCAAGGCACTCCAGGCAGCGACGGCACGCCTCGCCGCCCGCAAGGCCCGTGAGACCGCTCGTCGCAAGGGCCTCCTCGAGGGCGGCGGAATGCCGGGCAAGCTCAAGGACTGCCAGTCGAAGGACCCGTCGATCTCCGAGATCTTCATCGTGGAGGGCGACTCGGCCGGTGGTTCAGCTGTTCAGGGTCGCAACCCGGAGACCCAGGCGATCCTCCCGCTGCGCGGCAAGATCCTCAACGTCGAGAAGGCACGGCTCGACCGTGCCCTCGCCAACAACGAAGTCCAGGCCATGATCACCGCGTTCGGCGCGGGAATCGGCGAGGACTTCAACCCCGAGAAGGCGCGCTACCACAAGATCGTGCTGATGGCGGATGCCGATGTGGACGGCCAGCACATCACGACCCTGCTGCTCACCCTTCTCTTCCGCTACATGAAACCGCTCATCGAGCTCGGCTACGTCTACCTCGCCCAGCCGCCGCTGTACCGGCTGAAGTGGTCGAACGCCGAGCACCAGTACGTCTACAGCGACCGTGAACGCGACGCACTGCTCGCTGACGGGGTCGCCGCAGGCAAGCGCATCCCGAAAGACAACGGAGTGCAGCGCTACAAGGGTCTCGGCGAGATGGACTACAAGGAGCTGTGGGAGACCACGATGAGCCCCGAGACCCGGACACTGCTTCAGGTGACTCTCGACGACGCGGCCGCGGCCGACGAGATCTTCGCCACCCTGATGGGCGAAGACGTCGAGTCACGACGCAATTTCATCCAGAAGAACGCGAAGGACGTGCGCTTCCTTGACATCTGA